CAGACGAAGATCATCAGGGCAGATGAGGGTAATATCAGTTTTATGAACGAAATATACGAAGATATGGTAAGTAAAGCTTATGAACTCTACACGAACCATGGAGTAAAACAAGAAGACGTATACATCGTAAAATCGGCGGATATAAGATATGTGGGGCAGGAGCATACCGTGAGAACTCCGGTAGTGCCGTTCATTTCTGGTAGCAAGGATCTAGAGATAATAAGAGAGAATTTCGAAAACCTCCATGAACAGTATTATGCATTCAGGCTGCCGAATGCGCCAATTGAATTTGTAAACTTTCACGTCACAGCATTCGGAAGTGTAAAAAAGGCTGAAATTAAGCCCTACGAAGTAAAGGGAAAGCCGGACGATGCTCTAAGGTGCAAGAAAGTGGTGGACTACGACGAATACGGAAAGATAGAGGTTGCCGTATATTTGAGGGAAAAGTTGGGGACCGGCAGTGAAATAAAAGGTCCCGCCATCATAGAGGAAGAGACTACCGTGACGGTTCTTTACCCAGAGCAGAGGTTATTTGTAGACGACTACGGCAACCTTGTTATAGAGGGGGTATAGAAAATGGGCAATGTAGATAGATTCACTTTGGAGAATATAGGAGATGGACTCATCGCTGCTGCAGAAGAGATGTTTATAAGCTGGGGCAGGACGAGTCAGAGCCCCATCATTTACGAAGTATTAGACTATGCGGCAGGACTTACAGATGCAAATGGAGACCTAATTGCTCAAGCGAACGGTGTAACCGGCTTTCTCGGAACAATTACCTATTCTGTAAAGTCAGTCATTGAAAAGTTTGGATACGACGGCTTGAAACCCGGCGATATTATACTCACTAATGATCCCTATAACGGGAGCGGTACCCACCTTTGCGATGTATCTGCTGTAATGCCCATTTTCTACAAAGGTGAAATAATAGCTTTTGCGGCAAATAAAGGTCACTGGAATGAAATTGGAGGAAAATCTTTGGGGAGCTGGTCCACCAATTCAACGGAAATATATCAGGAAGGGTTGCAATTTCCTATCATAAAAGTGTATGAAGAAGGGAAATTGAATGAAGCAATAAAGGATATGATTGAAGCGAACGTCAGAACTCCGGAGATGACTCTGGGAGATCTTTATGCTCAGACTGCATCATTGAGAGTTGCGGAAAGAAGAGTTTTGGAGCTTGTGGAAAGGTACGGAAGGGATGCAGTTTTAGAGAGCATTCGGCTGATGATGGAAAACGGTGAAAAACTTGCAAAACAGGAGTTAAAGAAGCTCCCCCATGGTACCTTCGAAGCTGATGGGTACATTGATACAGAGTCAAACGGGATAGAAGATGTATATGTAAAGGCAAAAGTTACGATAACCGACGATAGTTTCATAATAGATTTGACCGGTTCAGGCAGCCAGGTACCCGCTCCGATAAACTGCACTAAGTATGGAGCATATTCCGCTGCAAGAGTCGTGTACAGGGCGATTGTCTGCCCGCATGCCGAAGCAAACGAAGGGTTTTATAAACCTCTGAAAGTCATTGTTCCTGATGGAACAGTCTTTTCGGCAGTAAGGCCGGCACCAGTATCCTGCAACTGGGAGGCTTTTTCGCATCTTACGGATCTTGTGGCGAAAGCATTAGCACCCCATGCACCAGATAGAATAACGGCGGGACATTTCCTGAGCATCATAGGCACTATTGTCGGAGGAATAGACGATAGGACGAAGGAACCCTTTGTGCTCTGTGAACCTCAGGCCGGCGGATGGGGAGCTGGGATAAATAAGGATGGGGAAAACGGACTTGTGGCGATAGACGATGGGGAGACATACAACATGCCGGTTGAAGTTGCGGAGACTCGCTACCCAATATTGGTGGAACAATATAGTTTTAATTTGGCAAGTGGAGATGGAAAGTATAGGGGAGGATTTGGCTTAATAAGAGATTACAGAATTTTGAATTCTAATGCGGAGCTAACCACAATTGCCAGCAGATACAGGTATCTGCCGTGGGGGGTAAACGGCGGAAGCCCAGGTTCTAACAACAAGGTTCAAGTTTTTACTAACGGCGATATAGTAGAGCGGGCCACATTTTCTAACTTTCCGCTTAAGAAAAATGATTTAGTTAGATTTATATCGGGTGGAGGAGGCGGTTACGGAAATCCTATAGAAAGAGATCCAATGATGGTTCTAGAGGATGTTAAAAATGAATACATAACGCCAGAAAAGGCCTTAAAGGTATATGGCGTAGTCATAGAAGAAAAAGAAGGCGCGCTGTCTGTGAATATGGATGAAACGCAAAAATTGAGGCAAAAGATGAAAGCTGTATAAGAACTGAGCAAAATGGGCTTCCGGTTTGTCCAGTCAGGATAAAGGAAGCCCGTTTTTTTGGCTTTAACGAACATTGAATAAAGCTCAACTTTTTTGTATTTTCACCTTAAAGCTGAAAAGTGAAAGGAGTGGTATTATGCCCAAAATCCTATGGATAAATCCCGTGGGTACCGACATTTTCGACAAGCCCATAGAGGAAATGCTGAATGAGATAAAAAGACCAGAGACCGAAGTAAAGGTAGTTTCTCTGCAGAAAGGCCCAAGACACCTGGAGTACAGGTACTATGAAGCGTTAGTAATCCCAGATACGCTACATCTTATTAAAAAAGCGGAAAACGAAGGATACGATGCGGCGATAATCGGATGCTTTTACGATCCGGGGCTTCATGATGCGAGGGAGATAACTGAAAAGATGGTGGTCACGGCGCCTGCTGAAGCGTGCATGCACATAGCTGCGACGTTAGGGCACAAGTTTTCCATTATAGTAGGTAGGGAAAAGTGGATACCTCAAATGATGGACAATGTGATTCTAAACGGCTTAAAGGACAAACTTGCATCCTTCAAATCCCTCGGCCTTGGGGTTTACGATTTTCACGCCGATGAAAAGGTAACAGTTGAAAGGCTAAAAAATGCTGCTAAGGAAGCGGTGGAAAAAGATGGGGCAGAAGCTATCATCCTTGGCTGCACTATTCAATTTGGGTTTTACAAAGAACTTCAAGAGTACGTGAAAGTTCCGGTGATAGATGCAATAGTGGCTCCCTTTAAGTACGCAGAGTTTTTGGTAGAACTAAAGGAAAGGTTCGGCTGGGGCCACAGCAAGAGATTCGGCTTTGAAACCCCACCGCTTTTTGAAATAAAGGAATGGGGATTGGAAGAACAATACAATATTAAAGGATTATGGGAAAGATAGGAGGAAGGATTATGGCAAAAGATGTGAGAATAGGGTTCGATGTCGGAGGCACTTTTACCGATGGCGTCATGCTGAGGGGTAAGGAAGTTTTGGCAAAGGCAAAAGCCCTTACCACCGAAGATGTCACAACAGGGATTATAAATGCCCTTGATGCTCTTTTGAAGACTAAAAAAGCCGATGTATCGGAAATCGCCCTGGTGTCGCTTGGAACCACCCACACCACCAACGCGATAATAGAGAGGAGAAACTTGAACAAAGTAGGAATTTTTAGACTCGGTGCACCTGCCACCACTGCAATTCCTCCCCTTACCGGTTGGCCCGAAGATTTGAAAGAGGCTATCGGAGGGACGGATAATATTTTTATAGTCCGCGGCGGTAAGGAGTACGACGGCAGGGACATCGTTCCGCTGGACGAAGAGGCTATAAGGAAGGCCTGCGGCAAGATCGCCGGCAAAGTAGATTCTATTGCTATTACCGGAGTCTTTTCGCCGATGATCCCCGATCAGGAGGAAAGGGCTGCTGAAATAATCCGGGAAGAATTAGGGGATATACCTATAACCCTTTCGAACCACATCGCTTCCATATCCCTTTTAGAAAGGGAAAATTCCACGATTTTGAACGCCTCGGTTATTACCGTCATGAGGAAGGCTGTGGATGCCCTCAAAAAAGCCGTGAGGGAGCGCGGCATAGATGCACCGCTTTTCATAGTTCAGAACGACGGCACCGTAATGTCGGCAGATTACGCCGTTAACTATCCTATATTTACGGTAGCTTCGGGACCGGCGGCCAGCGTAAGGGGTGCGGTTTACCTTTCGGGCATAGATAGCGGCGTGGTGGTAGATATAGGCGGGACTTCCACCGATGTGGCATTTATAGTGAACGGGTTCCCGAGGGAATCTTCAATTACTGTGACGATAGGTGGGGTGAAGACGAATATAAGATGCCCTGACTTAATGTCTATAGCTTTAGGCGGCGGAACGATTGTAAAGACTAAGGGCAATGAAGTTATAGGCTATGGCCCCGAAAGCGTAGGTTACAATCTGGTTAGGCTCGGCAAATCCTTCGGCGGTCCTATGATCACCACCCATGACATCGCAGTGGCAAAAGGGATATTGGATAAGAAACTTGACATTTTCGAGACGGATTTCGCACCGTGCATTGATAAGGTTAAAGCATTGGACAAAGGTCTGGTGGAGGCCGCTTACAACATAATAAAGAGCAGGTTGGAAGTTGCCATAGACCAGATGAAGACGGTGGCAGGAAACGTTAAGGCCATATTCGTCGGCGGCGGCGCTACTGTGGTGCCGAAGGAGAATCTGGAGGGGGTGTCTGAGGTAATATTGCCGCCTCACTTTGAAGTGTGCGGCGCTATAGGTACGACTATCGCTGAAATAGGGGCCTATGCAGAAGGCGTAGCGGACCTTGAAATCGAAGACAGGGACGAAGCTATAAGCAAGGTTGTAGAAAAGGCAAAGGATGAGGCCGAAAAGGCGGGAGCCATTCGCAGCACCGTGGAAATACTCGATATCGAAGAGATCCCCTTCGCTTACATGCCGGGCAAACGCGAAAAAATCCGCGTAAGGGTCAAGGGAAAAATTTTCGAGTAAAGGGGGCATAAAAAATGTCGAATAAGGTCTTCGAAACGCTGGAAAAATGGGGCGTGAAAAATTACAAAGTAATAGACAAACAAGCTATAAAGGAGATAACGCTGGGGGCCTCCATCCTGGCTACGGGTGGTGGCGGTGATCCGGAGATAGGACTGCTCTGGGCGTATAAGGTATTAGACGAAGGGAAAACCATAGTTATGGTAGATCCCATGGATATACCCGACGATATCCTGGTGGCGAGCCCCGCCTGTCTCGGAGCGCCGGTGGTGCTCACCGAAAAACCGCCATCAGCCGATGTGCTCAATAATGCCATAAGGAAGCTGGAGCAGTACTGGGGCAAAAAGCTACAGGCGACCATTCCCATAGAGTGCGGCGGTGTAAATTCCACCGTGGCGTACGCTGCGGCTGGGGAATTCGAAGTGCCTGTAATAGACGTGGACGGGATGAACCGGGCTTTCCCCGAGCTTCAGATGACCTCCTGGGTGACCAATGGGGTAAATGCTTCGCCTACTGTTTCCTGCGATGACCGCGGCAACGTCACGGTAATCGATACCGGCGACGACAACAAGATGGCGGAAAACATCGCCCGGCGGGTTGCCATGGCCTATGGCGGAATTTCCTGGATTGCAACTTACCCCATGACGGGCAAGCAGGTAAAAGAGGCTTCCATTTTGAATTCCCAGAGCATAGCATGGGAGCTGGGCAAAGCCGTATACAGGGCAAGGGAAAAGCACCTAGATCCGGTAGAAGAGATGTTGAAAAGCTTGAAGGCCACCCGAAACGTGACGGGCGTTAGGGTCTTCAAAGGGAAGATAGTGGACATTTCAAGAGAATTCGGCGGTGAGGCGACTAAAGGGTTCAGCCTCGGAAGGATCAAGATGGAAGGCCTTGACGACTACAAGGGAAGCGTTGCGGAAATCGACTTCCAAAACGAGTGGCTAGTGTTGAGGATAGACGGCAGGATAAGATGTCTTCCGCCGGATTTGATCGCAATTGTGGATTCCGAGACAGGAGAGCCTATCCGCACGGATATAATGAAGTACGGATACAGGGGTTCGATAATATTGATTCCGGCTCATGAGAGGATGAGAACACCAAAAGGTATCGAACTCTTTGGGCCAAGGTATTTCGGATACGACATTGATTACGTGCCGGTGGAAGAACTGAACAAGGAGGTGTGGCAAGATGGCGTGTAATTTTACCGATACGGAAAAAGCCGTGATAAAATTCTTGAAGGAAAACCCCTACAGCGAAAAGAAAGCAATAATTGAAGCGCTTGGAGATTTGCCGGGGTTGGAGGAAGCGCTGGAGAAGCTTTCGCAGGATATGATATTGATTGAGCTTACAGGGCCTACGGATTCTAGCTTAGAATCGAGGGTTCCAAAAAAGATATACATGGTAAATCCGGAAAAAGAAAGCGAACTAGAGGGGATCTAAATGAATTTTGCAAAGAGATTAGAAAGATTGGTTGAACTTTTAAATGAAAAAAATCTGGATGCGGCTATTTTGGGAGATAGGGCCAATGTCAGGTACTTTACGGGGATGCGATTCAATGCCGCATCCTTTTCTATCCTTTTTGTCTCAAAAAAAGGAGACGTAGTCCTCCTGACGGCTATCTTAGATTATAACAGGGTGAAAAAAACCTGTTTTATAAAGGATATAAGAAAATTTCCTGAAGATGATCCGAACTACCTTGCGCCTTTAAGGGAATTGCTGTCAGGCAGGGACGTAAAGACAGTAGGAGTGGAGTTTTCGTCGGTGAGCGTCGAACGGGAGAATCTGATAAAGGAAGTTACAAAGGCGGAGCTTTTGAACATAGAAAATGACCTTTTAAACATGAGAATGGTTAAGGATAAGGAAGAAATAGAGCTAATAAAAGCGGCGGCAAAGATAGCGGAAAAGGCCATGATAAAGGCTATGGAAAGCGTAAGAGAAGGAATGAAAGAATACGAGGTATCTGCTATTGCTCAGGACGTTATGATGAGGGAAGGTGCGGAAGGGCTTTCCTTCGAACCCTTTGTTATGTCGGGAGAAAACGCGTGGCTTCCCCAGAGGTTTTCCTCGGCAAAAGAGCTGAAAAAGGGAGAGCTTTCCCTTTTTGACATGGGGTGCATATTCGCAGGCTATTGCTCGGATATAACGAGGACGTTTTCTCTCGGCGGAATTTCCGATGAGCAAAAAAACCTTTTCGAAGTGGCATACGAGGCGCAAAAACGGGCCATAAAAACCGTAAGGCCAGGAGTTTTGGCTGAGGATGTGGACAAGGCGGCAAGGGATTACATTGCCGAAAAAGGATATGGAAAATACTTCCCGCACCTTACGGGTCACGGCCTAGGGCTCAGCATTCACGAAATGCCGATAGTAGATGTGGGAAGAAAGACTGTTTTACAGCCGGGGATGGTTATCACCGTAGAGCCCGGCGTTTATGTGGAGGGCATCGGGGCGGCCCGGGTGGAAGATATGGTTTTGGTTACGGAAGACGGCTGCGAACTCCTTACGAATGCGCCCCGAGAGTTAGTAAGGTAGGTGATTTTATGGGAGTATACGATATTTTGAAGAGCTGGGGGATAGAAAATTACAAGGTTATTGGCGAGGAGGATCTAAAAGAGATAACCCTTGGGGCTTCCATCCTGGCGACGGGCGGGGGAGGAGATCCCGAAATAGGGTTTCTTTGGGCTTTAAATGTGCTGAAAGAGGGAAAGGATATAATTTTGATTGACCCAAAGGACTTTCCCGATGATGCACTGGCAGTAATTGCCGGGTGCCTCGGCGCACCCGTCGTTCTCACGGAAAAACCGCCGAACGGAATGGAGGTTCTATGGTGCCTGGAGAGTTTGAAGAGGTATCTAGGGAAGGAAGTCCAGGCCATTATACCTCCGGAAGCGGGAGGGGTAAATACTCCCGTCCCGATGGCGGTGGCAGGTGCAGTTGGAATACCTGTTGTGGATGCCGACGGCATGGGCAGGGCCTTTCCGGAGCTCCAGATGACTTCTTTTTACACCCACGGCATCATGCCGTCCCCGACGGCGGCGGCGAACGAAAAAGGTGCTGTGACGGTGGCTGACACTACGAGTGCCATAATGGCGGAAAGGATTATAAGGAACGCTGCTATGGCTTATGGCGGAATATCCTGGATTGCAGGATATCCCATGACAGGTAAGCAGCTCAAAGAAGCGGCCATTTTCAATTCCATTTCTAAAAGCTGGGAGCTGGGCAAGGCCGTCTTTAGGTCGAGGAAGCTGCATGAGGACCCCATTGAAGAAATCGTTAAGATAGTAGGGGGATACAAGGTCTTCAAAGGAAAGATAGTGGATATTTCGAGGGAGTTCGGCGCGGAAAAGACAAAGGGCTTTTCCATGGGGAGGTTGACCTTAGAAGGGCTTGATGACTACAAGGGTGAAAGGGCTTTCGTGGATTTTCAAAACGAATGGTTGAGGCTCGAGATAAGCGGTAAGACCGTGTGTCTCCCGCCGGATTTGATACTCATCCTCGATTCGGAAACCGGAGAGCCCATAAGGACTGATATTGTAAAATATGGCTATCGGGGAACCATAGTGGTGGTGCCTGCGGATGAGAAGATGAGGACTGAAATGGGAATCAGGACCTTCGGGCCAAAATATTTCGGCTATGACGAAGATTACGTTCCAGTGGAAAAACTTGTGGGATAATTCGACAGGGCAAAGCTTCAAGCTTTGCCCTTTTAGCTTATCTTTCCAGTCAATACCACCGCATCGCTGCCCGAAGAGGTTCAAACCGGGCAGCAGTTGCGGTGGCCCACAGCATCCTGACTATAGTTTACC
This genomic stretch from Caldanaerovirga acetigignens harbors:
- a CDS encoding hydantoinase B/oxoprolinase family protein, with the protein product MGNVDRFTLENIGDGLIAAAEEMFISWGRTSQSPIIYEVLDYAAGLTDANGDLIAQANGVTGFLGTITYSVKSVIEKFGYDGLKPGDIILTNDPYNGSGTHLCDVSAVMPIFYKGEIIAFAANKGHWNEIGGKSLGSWSTNSTEIYQEGLQFPIIKVYEEGKLNEAIKDMIEANVRTPEMTLGDLYAQTASLRVAERRVLELVERYGRDAVLESIRLMMENGEKLAKQELKKLPHGTFEADGYIDTESNGIEDVYVKAKVTITDDSFIIDLTGSGSQVPAPINCTKYGAYSAARVVYRAIVCPHAEANEGFYKPLKVIVPDGTVFSAVRPAPVSCNWEAFSHLTDLVAKALAPHAPDRITAGHFLSIIGTIVGGIDDRTKEPFVLCEPQAGGWGAGINKDGENGLVAIDDGETYNMPVEVAETRYPILVEQYSFNLASGDGKYRGGFGLIRDYRILNSNAELTTIASRYRYLPWGVNGGSPGSNNKVQVFTNGDIVERATFSNFPLKKNDLVRFISGGGGGYGNPIERDPMMVLEDVKNEYITPEKALKVYGVVIEEKEGALSVNMDETQKLRQKMKAV
- a CDS encoding aspartate/glutamate racemase family protein; its protein translation is MPKILWINPVGTDIFDKPIEEMLNEIKRPETEVKVVSLQKGPRHLEYRYYEALVIPDTLHLIKKAENEGYDAAIIGCFYDPGLHDAREITEKMVVTAPAEACMHIAATLGHKFSIIVGREKWIPQMMDNVILNGLKDKLASFKSLGLGVYDFHADEKVTVERLKNAAKEAVEKDGAEAIILGCTIQFGFYKELQEYVKVPVIDAIVAPFKYAEFLVELKERFGWGHSKRFGFETPPLFEIKEWGLEEQYNIKGLWER
- a CDS encoding hydantoinase/oxoprolinase N-terminal domain-containing protein: MAKDVRIGFDVGGTFTDGVMLRGKEVLAKAKALTTEDVTTGIINALDALLKTKKADVSEIALVSLGTTHTTNAIIERRNLNKVGIFRLGAPATTAIPPLTGWPEDLKEAIGGTDNIFIVRGGKEYDGRDIVPLDEEAIRKACGKIAGKVDSIAITGVFSPMIPDQEERAAEIIREELGDIPITLSNHIASISLLERENSTILNASVITVMRKAVDALKKAVRERGIDAPLFIVQNDGTVMSADYAVNYPIFTVASGPAASVRGAVYLSGIDSGVVVDIGGTSTDVAFIVNGFPRESSITVTIGGVKTNIRCPDLMSIALGGGTIVKTKGNEVIGYGPESVGYNLVRLGKSFGGPMITTHDIAVAKGILDKKLDIFETDFAPCIDKVKALDKGLVEAAYNIIKSRLEVAIDQMKTVAGNVKAIFVGGGATVVPKENLEGVSEVILPPHFEVCGAIGTTIAEIGAYAEGVADLEIEDRDEAISKVVEKAKDEAEKAGAIRSTVEILDIEEIPFAYMPGKREKIRVRVKGKIFE
- a CDS encoding DUF917 domain-containing protein, translated to MSNKVFETLEKWGVKNYKVIDKQAIKEITLGASILATGGGGDPEIGLLWAYKVLDEGKTIVMVDPMDIPDDILVASPACLGAPVVLTEKPPSADVLNNAIRKLEQYWGKKLQATIPIECGGVNSTVAYAAAGEFEVPVIDVDGMNRAFPELQMTSWVTNGVNASPTVSCDDRGNVTVIDTGDDNKMAENIARRVAMAYGGISWIATYPMTGKQVKEASILNSQSIAWELGKAVYRAREKHLDPVEEMLKSLKATRNVTGVRVFKGKIVDISREFGGEATKGFSLGRIKMEGLDDYKGSVAEIDFQNEWLVLRIDGRIRCLPPDLIAIVDSETGEPIRTDIMKYGYRGSIILIPAHERMRTPKGIELFGPRYFGYDIDYVPVEELNKEVWQDGV
- a CDS encoding M24 family metallopeptidase, which produces MNFAKRLERLVELLNEKNLDAAILGDRANVRYFTGMRFNAASFSILFVSKKGDVVLLTAILDYNRVKKTCFIKDIRKFPEDDPNYLAPLRELLSGRDVKTVGVEFSSVSVERENLIKEVTKAELLNIENDLLNMRMVKDKEEIELIKAAAKIAEKAMIKAMESVREGMKEYEVSAIAQDVMMREGAEGLSFEPFVMSGENAWLPQRFSSAKELKKGELSLFDMGCIFAGYCSDITRTFSLGGISDEQKNLFEVAYEAQKRAIKTVRPGVLAEDVDKAARDYIAEKGYGKYFPHLTGHGLGLSIHEMPIVDVGRKTVLQPGMVITVEPGVYVEGIGAARVEDMVLVTEDGCELLTNAPRELVR
- a CDS encoding DUF917 domain-containing protein, which gives rise to MGVYDILKSWGIENYKVIGEEDLKEITLGASILATGGGGDPEIGFLWALNVLKEGKDIILIDPKDFPDDALAVIAGCLGAPVVLTEKPPNGMEVLWCLESLKRYLGKEVQAIIPPEAGGVNTPVPMAVAGAVGIPVVDADGMGRAFPELQMTSFYTHGIMPSPTAAANEKGAVTVADTTSAIMAERIIRNAAMAYGGISWIAGYPMTGKQLKEAAIFNSISKSWELGKAVFRSRKLHEDPIEEIVKIVGGYKVFKGKIVDISREFGAEKTKGFSMGRLTLEGLDDYKGERAFVDFQNEWLRLEISGKTVCLPPDLILILDSETGEPIRTDIVKYGYRGTIVVVPADEKMRTEMGIRTFGPKYFGYDEDYVPVEKLVG